A single region of the Plantactinospora soyae genome encodes:
- the msrB gene encoding peptide-methionine (R)-S-oxide reductase MsrB: protein MAVDDNSARTDGQHGLATSEEEWRVRLSPEEFRVLRQAGTERAWTGEYVETTTPGTYHCRACGVELFASDTKFDSHCGWPSFDQALPGAIRYVEDRSLGMVRVEVRCANCDSHLGHRFDGEGYTPTNARYCINSVSMRLDPLGT from the coding sequence ATGGCTGTCGACGACAACAGTGCCCGTACCGACGGGCAGCATGGGCTTGCGACCAGCGAGGAAGAGTGGCGGGTGCGGCTGAGCCCGGAGGAGTTCCGGGTGTTGCGCCAGGCCGGCACGGAACGTGCGTGGACCGGGGAGTACGTGGAGACGACGACCCCCGGCACCTACCACTGCCGGGCCTGCGGCGTGGAACTCTTCGCCAGCGACACGAAGTTCGACTCGCACTGCGGCTGGCCGAGCTTCGACCAGGCGCTGCCCGGCGCGATCCGCTACGTGGAGGACCGCTCGCTGGGAATGGTCCGGGTCGAGGTCCGGTGTGCCAACTGTGACTCCCACCTCGGGCACCGCTTCGACGGCGAGGGGTACACCCCGACGAACGCCCGGTACTGCATCAACTCGGTCTCGATGCGCCTCGACCCGTTGGGCACGTAG
- a CDS encoding NAD(P)-dependent alcohol dehydrogenase: MKAIFQDRYGSSDLLELRDVEQPVPADNEVLVRVHAAAVNARDWHIMRGDPYLARLMFRPVFGFGGPKMKIRGSDFAGRVAAVGSRVTRFQPGDEVYGDVGDVDGAFAEYVCASEDVVERKPTNLTFEQAAAIPLAGTTALVGLRDAAGVLPGQQVLINGASGGVGTFAIQIARAFGAEVTAVCSTRNVDLVRSIGADHVIDYTREDFTRSSQRYDVLFDLVANRSLAEFRRVLTPTGTLILAGGGVSGSRPRLVGPMGLTLSGMLRSRFVRHRVLTLTDVPRSSEKLAALRELVESGKVVPVIDQTYPLVEAPEAIRYLEVEHARAKVVITV; the protein is encoded by the coding sequence ATGAAGGCGATCTTCCAGGACCGGTACGGCTCATCCGATCTCTTGGAACTACGGGACGTCGAGCAGCCGGTACCGGCCGACAACGAGGTGTTGGTCCGGGTACACGCCGCTGCCGTCAACGCCCGGGACTGGCACATCATGCGGGGCGACCCGTACCTGGCGCGGCTGATGTTCCGGCCGGTGTTCGGATTCGGCGGGCCGAAGATGAAGATCCGGGGCAGCGACTTCGCGGGTCGGGTGGCAGCGGTCGGCAGCCGGGTGACCCGGTTCCAGCCCGGCGACGAGGTGTACGGCGACGTCGGCGACGTCGACGGCGCGTTCGCCGAGTACGTCTGCGCCTCGGAGGACGTGGTGGAGCGCAAGCCGACCAATCTGACGTTCGAGCAGGCTGCCGCGATCCCGCTGGCCGGGACCACAGCCCTGGTCGGCCTCCGCGACGCGGCAGGGGTACTACCCGGGCAGCAGGTGCTGATCAATGGCGCGTCGGGCGGCGTGGGAACGTTCGCCATCCAGATCGCCAGGGCGTTCGGCGCGGAGGTGACCGCCGTGTGCAGTACCAGAAACGTGGATCTGGTCCGGTCGATCGGCGCCGACCACGTCATCGACTACACCCGGGAGGACTTCACCCGCAGCAGCCAGCGGTACGACGTCCTGTTCGACCTGGTGGCGAACCGTTCGTTGGCCGAGTTCCGACGGGTGCTGACCCCCACCGGAACGCTGATCCTCGCCGGCGGCGGCGTCTCCGGCAGCCGTCCCCGCCTGGTCGGGCCGATGGGGCTCACCCTCAGCGGGATGCTCCGGTCCCGCTTCGTCCGCCATCGGGTGCTCACCCTCACCGACGTGCCCCGGAGCAGCGAGAAGCTGGCGGCACTCCGGGAACTCGTCGAGTCGGGCAAGGTCGTCCCGGTCATCGACCAGACGTACCCGTTGGTCGAGGCCCCGGAGGCGATCCGGTACCTCGAGGTGGAGCACGCCCGCGCGAAGGTCGTCATCACGGTGTGA
- the ligD gene encoding non-homologous end-joining DNA ligase, whose product MGASAKAKPVEVEVAGHTVRLSSPDRVIFPRRGFTKKDMFDYYLAVGDGIMRALGNRPTALQRFPEGIEGEMFYQKRVPARGVPPWIQTAKIQFPSGRSADELCPADLAHVAWAAQMGTVVFHPWPVRGADVDRPDELRIDLDPQPGTDFGDAVEAAGEVRGLLDELGAIGYPKTSGGRGVHIYLRIEPRWTFTEVRRAVIAFAREIERRRPELVTTSWWKEQRGEKVFIDYNQMARDRTIACAYSLRANPRATASTPVTWDELPDVEPDDFDLRTVPERLAKIGDPHAGIDDTPWDITPLLEWADRDDHGGSGDLPYPPDHPKMPGEPKRVQPSKDRDRKES is encoded by the coding sequence ATGGGTGCCAGCGCGAAGGCGAAGCCCGTCGAGGTCGAGGTGGCCGGACACACGGTACGGCTGAGCAGCCCGGACCGGGTCATCTTCCCGCGTCGGGGCTTCACCAAGAAGGACATGTTCGACTACTACCTCGCGGTCGGCGACGGGATCATGCGGGCCCTCGGCAACCGGCCGACGGCGTTGCAGCGCTTCCCCGAGGGCATCGAGGGGGAGATGTTCTACCAGAAGCGGGTGCCGGCCCGGGGCGTACCACCGTGGATCCAGACCGCGAAGATCCAGTTCCCGAGCGGCCGCAGCGCCGACGAACTCTGTCCGGCCGACCTGGCACACGTCGCCTGGGCCGCCCAGATGGGCACGGTGGTGTTCCACCCCTGGCCGGTCCGGGGCGCCGACGTGGACCGGCCGGACGAGCTGCGGATCGACCTCGATCCACAGCCCGGCACCGACTTCGGCGACGCGGTGGAGGCGGCCGGTGAGGTGCGCGGGCTGCTGGACGAGCTGGGCGCGATCGGCTACCCGAAGACCTCCGGCGGCCGGGGCGTACACATTTACCTGCGGATCGAGCCGCGCTGGACCTTCACCGAGGTACGCCGGGCCGTGATCGCCTTCGCCCGGGAGATCGAACGCCGCCGCCCGGAACTGGTCACCACGTCGTGGTGGAAGGAGCAGCGCGGCGAGAAGGTCTTCATCGACTACAACCAGATGGCCCGGGACCGGACCATCGCCTGCGCCTACTCGCTGCGGGCCAACCCCCGGGCGACCGCCTCCACCCCGGTCACCTGGGACGAACTGCCGGACGTGGAGCCGGACGACTTCGACCTGCGTACCGTGCCGGAGCGGCTGGCGAAGATCGGTGATCCGCACGCCGGCATCGACGACACCCCGTGGGACATCACACCGCTGCTGGAGTGGGCAGACCGCGACGACCACGGCGGCTCGGGAGACCTCCCCTACCCGCCCGACCACCCGAAGATGCCGGGCGAACCGAAGCGGGTCCAGCCGTCCAAGGACCGCGACCGCAAGGAGAGCTGA
- a CDS encoding YbaB/EbfC family nucleoid-associated protein, which translates to MPTEGDVVPQDPEGFLVDWERRVEHQTMLTTELSQRMEQNRASVESRGGEAVVTVDSSGGLAELRLTERAMRLSADELASIILDTSRRAQAKMAQQMVDVVSSLYGSDSETASFIGNVYTGQFPEQPEEEEHDRR; encoded by the coding sequence ATGCCAACGGAGGGGGACGTTGTGCCGCAAGATCCGGAAGGCTTCCTCGTTGACTGGGAACGCCGCGTAGAGCACCAGACGATGCTCACCACCGAGCTGAGCCAGCGGATGGAGCAGAACAGAGCGTCGGTCGAGTCAAGAGGCGGCGAGGCAGTGGTGACCGTGGACTCGTCGGGGGGCTTGGCCGAGCTGCGTCTCACCGAACGGGCGATGCGGCTGTCCGCGGACGAACTCGCCTCGATCATTCTCGACACCAGCCGACGCGCCCAGGCGAAGATGGCGCAGCAGATGGTCGATGTGGTGAGCAGTCTCTACGGCTCGGACTCGGAGACGGCCTCCTTCATCGGCAACGTCTATACAGGACAATTTCCGGAACAGCCCGAGGAAGAGGAGCATGACCGGCGATGA
- a CDS encoding DUF6346 domain-containing protein, with protein sequence MEPQDDRIAKRLAEIREQEADLDRKAAERNADARDLGTQVVRRDGGFLRSLLFLVGVLVLAASLLGVAVTLGRLSAEDMADAEREGQATVRSCVKHGPITTRGFGYWESCEAEITWSGGGVERLTISVVFDSADIGSSVRVGDLGYDRSRRELARADVAPRPWLEWIGYAIGAIALLPTLVGVLLLRETLRRRRR encoded by the coding sequence GTGGAACCGCAGGATGACCGGATCGCCAAGCGGCTCGCCGAGATCAGGGAGCAGGAGGCGGATCTGGATCGCAAGGCCGCCGAGCGGAACGCCGACGCGCGGGACCTCGGCACCCAGGTCGTACGGCGGGATGGCGGTTTCCTTCGGTCGCTCCTGTTCCTCGTCGGGGTGCTGGTACTGGCGGCCAGCCTGCTCGGGGTGGCCGTCACCCTGGGCCGGCTGTCCGCCGAGGACATGGCCGACGCCGAGCGTGAGGGACAGGCCACGGTCCGTTCGTGCGTCAAGCATGGCCCGATCACCACCCGTGGCTTCGGTTACTGGGAGAGCTGCGAGGCGGAGATCACCTGGTCCGGCGGCGGGGTCGAGCGCTTGACCATCAGCGTGGTGTTCGACTCCGCCGACATCGGCAGCTCGGTGCGCGTCGGTGACCTGGGGTACGACCGTAGCCGCCGGGAGCTGGCCCGCGCCGACGTGGCGCCGCGGCCGTGGCTGGAGTGGATCGGCTACGCGATCGGCGCGATCGCGCTGCTGCCCACGCTGGTCGGGGTGCTGCTCCTGCGCGAGACGCTGCGCCGCCGCAGGAGATAG
- a CDS encoding GNAT family N-acetyltransferase: MADLILRTACRADVPAIVAMLHDDEISAARYPEPPVSEEIDAAYWAGFDAIDADPRNELVVAERDGELVGTMQLTFIPSMSRRGAERLQIEAVRVRSDLRGAGIGRQMITWAVDQARERGNGLVQLTTDKRRTDAHRFYASLGFQASHEGMKLSL, from the coding sequence ATGGCAGACCTGATCCTCCGGACGGCGTGCCGGGCCGACGTACCCGCGATCGTGGCGATGCTGCACGACGACGAGATCAGCGCCGCGCGGTACCCGGAACCTCCGGTCAGCGAGGAGATCGACGCCGCCTACTGGGCCGGGTTCGACGCGATCGACGCCGATCCGCGCAACGAACTGGTGGTCGCCGAGCGCGACGGTGAACTGGTCGGCACGATGCAGCTCACCTTCATCCCGTCGATGAGCCGACGCGGCGCCGAACGGCTCCAGATCGAGGCGGTACGGGTCCGGTCCGACCTGCGCGGCGCCGGAATCGGCCGGCAGATGATCACCTGGGCCGTGGACCAGGCACGGGAGCGCGGCAACGGGCTGGTCCAGCTGACCACCGACAAACGGCGTACGGACGCGCACCGCTTCTACGCCTCACTCGGATTCCAGGCCAGCCACGAGGGCATGAAACTGTCGCTCTGA
- the hemE gene encoding uroporphyrinogen decarboxylase codes for MSTTTAGNAARDDRPTTGGPADSPFVRACRREPVPHTPVWFMRQAGRSLPEYREVRAGIGMLESCRRPELVREITLQPVRRHHVDAAILFSDIVVPVAAAGVDLDIVPGTGPVVAEPVRSLADVERIRPIDPADVSYVDEAVRLLVAELGNTPLIGFAGAPFTLASYLVEGGPSRNHVRTKALMHGAPDVWHALLARLAEITLAFLRVQIAAGVSAVQLFDSWAGALSEADYRRFVLPHSTAVLTGLADAGVPRIHFGVGTAELLGAMSEAGADVVGVDWRTPLDAATVRIGPDKAVQGNLDPSILFAPWPVVEAEVRRVLAEGVNTPGHIFNLGHGVLPETDPEVLTRVVALVHEVSAS; via the coding sequence ATGAGCACCACGACTGCGGGCAACGCCGCCCGAGACGACAGACCGACCACGGGTGGGCCGGCGGATTCACCCTTCGTCCGGGCCTGCCGGCGCGAGCCGGTGCCGCACACCCCGGTCTGGTTCATGCGGCAGGCGGGCCGCTCGCTGCCGGAGTACCGCGAGGTCCGGGCCGGTATCGGCATGCTGGAGTCCTGTCGCCGGCCCGAGCTGGTCCGCGAGATCACCCTCCAGCCGGTGCGTCGGCACCACGTCGACGCGGCGATCCTGTTCAGCGACATCGTCGTACCGGTGGCCGCCGCCGGGGTGGACCTGGACATCGTTCCCGGCACCGGTCCGGTGGTGGCCGAGCCGGTCCGCAGCCTCGCCGACGTCGAGCGGATCCGGCCGATCGACCCCGCTGATGTGTCCTACGTGGACGAGGCGGTTCGGCTGCTGGTCGCCGAACTCGGGAACACTCCGCTGATCGGGTTCGCCGGGGCGCCGTTCACCCTGGCCAGCTATCTCGTCGAGGGCGGGCCGTCGCGCAACCACGTCCGGACCAAGGCGCTGATGCACGGCGCTCCCGACGTCTGGCACGCGCTGCTCGCCCGGCTGGCCGAGATCACCCTGGCCTTCCTCCGGGTGCAGATCGCCGCGGGCGTCTCGGCGGTGCAGCTCTTCGACTCCTGGGCCGGCGCGCTCTCCGAGGCCGACTACCGCCGGTTCGTGCTGCCGCACTCGACGGCGGTGCTGACCGGGCTGGCCGACGCCGGGGTGCCGCGCATCCACTTCGGGGTCGGCACCGCCGAACTGCTCGGCGCGATGTCCGAGGCCGGGGCGGACGTGGTCGGGGTGGACTGGCGTACCCCGCTGGACGCGGCGACGGTGCGGATCGGGCCGGACAAGGCGGTGCAGGGAAACCTGGACCCGTCGATCCTGTTCGCCCCCTGGCCGGTGGTCGAGGCCGAGGTGCGGCGGGTGCTCGCCGAGGGCGTCAACACGCCGGGACACATCTTCAACCTCGGGCACGGAGTGCTGCCGGAGACCGACCCCGAGGTGCTGACCCGGGTCGTCGCCCTGGTCCACGAGGTGTCCGCGAGCTGA
- a CDS encoding GNAT family N-acetyltransferase, protein MGEVRRATPTDTAELVRLRGVLLSAIAGGEPIGDEWRRTTTETLRSRLSETDPTLVAFVVELSERPGVLAACAVGTVEYRLGGPSNPGGEVGYVFNVATDPDHRRRGYSRRCMTALLDWYRDRGIRTVDLRASEAAEPLYRSLGFVRTPDPAMRLRLSTVDA, encoded by the coding sequence ATGGGTGAGGTACGCAGGGCTACCCCGACAGACACCGCAGAACTGGTCCGGCTCCGTGGGGTGCTGCTGAGCGCCATCGCGGGGGGCGAGCCGATCGGCGACGAGTGGCGGCGGACCACGACCGAAACGCTCCGGAGCCGGCTGTCCGAGACCGACCCGACGCTGGTCGCCTTCGTCGTCGAACTGTCGGAGCGGCCGGGCGTCCTGGCAGCCTGTGCGGTCGGCACGGTCGAGTACCGGCTCGGCGGACCGAGCAACCCGGGCGGCGAGGTCGGATACGTCTTCAACGTCGCCACCGATCCGGACCACCGGCGGCGGGGCTATTCCCGGCGCTGCATGACGGCGCTGCTCGACTGGTACCGCGATCGGGGCATCCGCACCGTCGACCTTCGGGCGTCCGAGGCGGCCGAGCCGCTCTACCGCTCGCTGGGCTTCGTCCGTACGCCGGACCCCGCCATGCGGCTCCGGCTGTCGACGGTGGACGCCTGA
- a CDS encoding type VII secretion target yields the protein MTAPDIKLSTEEVRSHSRMVDEAAAMCQEAVSGAQYVDMHDEVYGILCSPLFLPIIQPLQDTALTEIRNGADATAHLADLLRTLADNVDITDQAAAQRLGGR from the coding sequence ATGACAGCGCCAGACATCAAGCTGTCCACCGAGGAAGTCCGCAGCCACTCCCGGATGGTGGACGAGGCTGCCGCGATGTGCCAGGAGGCCGTCTCCGGAGCGCAATACGTCGACATGCATGACGAGGTGTACGGCATACTGTGCAGCCCACTGTTTCTACCGATAATCCAACCGTTGCAGGACACGGCTTTGACGGAGATCCGGAATGGGGCGGACGCGACCGCGCACCTGGCGGACCTGCTGAGGACGCTGGCTGACAACGTCGATATCACGGACCAGGCGGCGGCGCAGCGACTCGGGGGTCGATGA
- the hemG gene encoding protoporphyrinogen oxidase: MNDTTRDAGLRIAVVGGGITGLAAAVRLRDRLPPDTTITVYEQSGDLGGKLRTGSLAGSTVEFGAEAFLVRDPAGGNSAAVALARRVGLADELVNPATGRAALAIGGELRPMPPGTLVGVPGNLESVATVARPAAERDRDGGGPLLGPDEDPTVGDLVRRRLGDEVVDRLVDPMLGGVYAGRADELSLAATMPGLARAARTEPTLTGAVRAALAAAPRPAGTPVFATVRGGVSRLVAAAAEASRAQIRLNAAVRELAPVPTGWRLVIGPTRDPELVEVDAVVLALPARPAARLLAGVDVAIGALVGRLDYASVALVSLALPDGALSAAPGGAGPAGADRLVPAELSGFLVPATEGTLIKAATFFTSKWAHLRRPDGTVLLRASVGRYGEEHLLQRADDELISAVHRDLATLLGPDLPEPVAAHVQRWGGALPQYAPGHLDRVGAARAALRTAHPRLALAGAGYDGVGIPICVRSGETAAEEIIKVLGVSRT, encoded by the coding sequence GTGAACGACACGACACGGGACGCTGGCCTGCGGATCGCCGTGGTCGGTGGCGGAATCACCGGGCTGGCCGCCGCCGTACGGCTGCGCGACCGGCTTCCGCCGGACACCACGATCACCGTGTACGAGCAGTCCGGCGACCTCGGCGGCAAACTCCGGACCGGTTCGTTGGCCGGTTCGACGGTCGAGTTCGGTGCCGAGGCATTCCTGGTCCGTGACCCGGCCGGCGGGAACTCCGCCGCGGTGGCGCTGGCCCGTCGGGTCGGTCTGGCCGACGAGCTGGTGAATCCGGCGACCGGGCGGGCGGCACTGGCGATCGGTGGCGAGCTACGGCCGATGCCCCCGGGCACCCTGGTCGGCGTACCCGGGAATCTGGAGTCGGTGGCGACGGTCGCCCGGCCGGCGGCGGAGCGGGACCGCGACGGCGGCGGCCCGTTGCTCGGTCCGGACGAGGATCCGACGGTCGGTGACCTGGTCCGGCGCCGGCTCGGCGACGAGGTGGTCGACCGGCTGGTCGACCCGATGCTCGGTGGGGTCTACGCCGGCCGGGCCGACGAGTTGTCGCTGGCGGCGACGATGCCCGGACTGGCCCGCGCGGCGCGGACCGAACCGACGCTGACCGGGGCGGTACGGGCGGCCCTGGCCGCGGCCCCGCGTCCCGCCGGTACGCCGGTCTTCGCGACCGTGCGGGGCGGGGTGAGCCGGCTGGTGGCCGCCGCCGCCGAGGCCAGCCGCGCCCAGATCAGACTGAACGCGGCGGTACGTGAACTCGCGCCCGTCCCGACCGGTTGGCGGCTGGTCATCGGCCCGACCCGCGACCCGGAACTGGTCGAGGTCGACGCGGTGGTGCTGGCCCTGCCGGCCCGTCCGGCCGCCCGGCTGCTGGCCGGGGTCGACGTCGCGATCGGCGCGCTGGTCGGCCGGCTCGACTACGCCAGCGTGGCGCTGGTCAGCCTGGCGCTGCCCGACGGCGCGCTGTCCGCCGCACCCGGTGGTGCCGGGCCGGCGGGCGCGGATCGCCTGGTGCCGGCGGAGCTGTCCGGTTTCCTGGTGCCGGCGACCGAGGGCACCCTGATCAAGGCGGCCACCTTCTTCACCAGCAAATGGGCGCACCTGCGCCGGCCGGACGGCACCGTACTGCTGCGTGCCTCGGTCGGCCGGTACGGCGAGGAACACCTGCTGCAACGCGCCGACGACGAGCTGATCTCGGCCGTACACCGGGATCTGGCCACGCTGCTCGGGCCCGACCTGCCCGAGCCGGTCGCCGCCCACGTGCAACGCTGGGGCGGCGCGCTGCCGCAGTACGCCCCCGGTCATCTGGACCGGGTGGGCGCGGCCCGGGCGGCGCTGCGGACCGCACATCCCCGCCTCGCGCTGGCCGGCGCCGGCTACGACGGGGTGGGCATCCCGATCTGCGTACGGTCCGGGGAGACCGCGGCGGAGGAGATCATCAAGGTGCTGGGAGTATCGAGGACATGA
- a CDS encoding Prokaryotic metallothionein produces MATCEVCGNDYWLAFEVRTMSGDVHTFDSFECAAHKLAPVCEHCGVRIIGHGVEVSGRFFCCAHCARVVEGERGAEIRDAVGARPA; encoded by the coding sequence ATGGCAACCTGCGAGGTCTGCGGCAACGACTACTGGCTGGCGTTCGAGGTCCGGACCATGAGCGGTGACGTGCACACGTTCGACTCGTTCGAGTGCGCGGCCCACAAGCTCGCCCCGGTCTGCGAACACTGTGGGGTCCGGATCATCGGACACGGCGTCGAGGTGTCCGGCCGGTTCTTCTGCTGTGCGCACTGCGCCCGGGTGGTCGAGGGCGAGCGCGGGGCGGAGATCCGGGACGCGGTAGGAGCCCGACCGGCCTGA
- a CDS encoding GNAT family N-acetyltransferase, translating to MHQRQTQPPSAQPAERIGFRVAGFADLDARTLYDLLKLRVDVFVVEQECAYPELDGRDVEPGTRHLWLSRDGVPIAYLRLLSDPDGVERIGRVAVGRSDRGGGHAGRLMAEALTVVGDRECVLEAQSYLVDFYARYGFTPSGPEYVEDGIPHVPMRRDPAR from the coding sequence ATGCATCAGAGGCAGACCCAGCCGCCGTCGGCGCAACCCGCGGAGCGGATCGGGTTCCGGGTCGCCGGGTTCGCCGACCTCGACGCCCGGACCCTGTACGACCTGCTGAAGCTCCGGGTGGACGTCTTCGTCGTCGAGCAGGAGTGCGCCTACCCCGAACTCGACGGGCGGGACGTCGAGCCGGGCACCCGGCACCTGTGGCTGTCCCGGGACGGAGTGCCGATCGCGTACCTGCGACTGCTCTCCGACCCGGACGGCGTGGAGCGGATCGGCCGGGTCGCGGTGGGTCGGTCCGACCGGGGCGGTGGGCACGCCGGGCGGCTGATGGCCGAGGCGCTGACCGTGGTCGGAGACCGGGAGTGCGTACTGGAGGCCCAGTCGTACCTGGTCGACTTCTACGCCCGGTACGGCTTCACCCCCAGCGGCCCGGAGTACGTCGAGGACGGCATCCCGCACGTCCCGATGCGCCGCGACCCGGCGCGCTGA
- the hemQ gene encoding hydrogen peroxide-dependent heme synthase gives MSAEQTGGSEQSNAARLRELNESVRYTMWSVFRAAGPLPEVRDGVAAEVDSLFEELAGKDVVVRGSYDVSGLRADADLMIWWHSASSDALQDAYGRLRRTALGRNLTPVWSQMALHRPAEFNKSHVPAFLAGEPARAYICVYPFVRSYEWYLLPDAERREMLAEHGKMARGYPDVRANTVASFALGDFEWMLAFEADELHRIVDLMRDLRASRARRHVREEVPFYTGRRRSIGELVNALP, from the coding sequence ATGAGTGCGGAGCAGACCGGCGGCTCGGAGCAGAGCAACGCGGCGCGGTTGCGTGAACTGAACGAGAGCGTCCGGTACACGATGTGGTCGGTGTTCCGGGCCGCCGGCCCGCTGCCGGAGGTACGCGACGGCGTCGCCGCCGAGGTGGACTCGCTGTTCGAGGAGCTCGCCGGCAAGGACGTGGTGGTGCGGGGCAGCTACGACGTCTCCGGGCTGCGCGCCGACGCGGATCTGATGATCTGGTGGCACTCGGCGTCGAGCGACGCGCTCCAGGACGCGTACGGGCGACTGCGGCGGACCGCCCTCGGCCGGAACCTCACCCCGGTCTGGTCCCAGATGGCGCTGCACCGGCCGGCCGAGTTCAACAAGAGCCACGTTCCGGCGTTCCTGGCCGGCGAGCCCGCCCGCGCCTACATCTGCGTCTACCCGTTCGTCCGCTCGTACGAGTGGTACCTGCTGCCCGACGCCGAGCGCCGGGAGATGCTGGCCGAGCACGGCAAGATGGCGCGCGGCTACCCCGACGTCCGGGCGAACACGGTGGCCTCGTTCGCACTCGGCGACTTCGAGTGGATGCTCGCCTTCGAGGCCGACGAACTGCACCGGATCGTCGACCTGATGCGCGACCTGCGGGCCTCCCGGGCCCGTCGGCACGTCCGCGAGGAGGTGCCGTTCTACACCGGTCGCCGTCGGAGCATCGGCGAACTGGTCAACGCGCTTCCGTAG